One genomic region from Deltaproteobacteria bacterium encodes:
- a CDS encoding choice-of-anchor J domain-containing protein, producing the protein MHRRRYRILTVLLGALALSGAACSTGRSRPSPDGTSATDGGPPADGTLDDGGTSDGADDAASGDDGGGRRDGGASDGRPATDGAVADAKPRTDGPRTDRGLPGDARPRDSRVPDARVPDARRPDARLPADSGAGGPLVAPFTLDFEAGGGGLTATRDWQWGVLRFAKGTGCSASATPPPAPHSGTHCWGTVLNDCHNPIANAANTCSNTDPNDDSVLALKVAIPSSFTTATLAYWEWYDVFLPYDWTELRIDGKVVTQRCTGDYVTPTAWVRRTVDLAAYRGKTITIAFHFMATASVNYAGWYLDDVSVTGP; encoded by the coding sequence ATGCACCGTCGCCGCTACCGCATCCTGACCGTCCTTCTCGGCGCCCTCGCGCTCTCCGGCGCCGCGTGCTCGACGGGGCGCAGCCGCCCCTCCCCCGACGGTACGAGCGCCACCGACGGCGGGCCGCCAGCAGACGGCACCCTCGACGACGGCGGGACCTCTGACGGTGCAGACGACGCCGCGTCCGGGGACGACGGGGGCGGACGACGCGACGGAGGCGCTTCCGACGGCCGCCCCGCCACCGACGGCGCGGTGGCCGACGCGAAACCCCGGACCGACGGCCCCCGCACGGACCGGGGGCTCCCCGGCGACGCCCGCCCGCGCGACAGCCGGGTCCCCGACGCGCGGGTACCCGACGCCCGCCGACCCGACGCCCGGCTGCCCGCCGACAGCGGCGCCGGCGGTCCCCTCGTCGCCCCGTTCACCCTGGACTTCGAGGCCGGTGGCGGCGGCCTCACCGCGACCCGCGACTGGCAATGGGGCGTGCTGCGCTTCGCGAAGGGAACGGGGTGCTCGGCGAGCGCCACCCCGCCGCCCGCGCCGCACTCGGGCACGCATTGCTGGGGGACGGTGCTCAACGACTGCCACAACCCCATCGCGAACGCCGCCAATACCTGCAGCAACACCGACCCGAACGACGACAGCGTCCTGGCCCTGAAGGTCGCGATCCCGAGCTCCTTCACCACGGCGACGCTGGCCTACTGGGAGTGGTACGACGTCTTCTTGCCGTACGACTGGACCGAGCTGCGGATCGACGGGAAGGTGGTGACCCAACGCTGCACCGGGGACTACGTCACGCCCACGGCCTGGGTGCGACGCACGGTCGACCTCGCCGCCTATCGCGGCAAGACGATCACCATCGCCTTCCACTTCATGGCCACGGCCTCGGTCAACTACGCCGGATGGTACCTGGACGACGTCTCGGTGACGGGTCCCTGA
- a CDS encoding DUF882 domain-containing protein — translation MDKTPAVSPPDESRVVALERRVAELSAELARAEAERERAVRARDAVLREVLPVASTEVRAARRGMGRAAVVALLFGGTLVAGLWLALRWGREPARPRGNLRPASPARAPARAEAAPVAAWATRVVTIPLPEPVLVGRAALAPDGRHAAVGDREGTLRLYDLATDRLVAERRAHRGEVRDLRFVDPTRVVSGGADGTVWLWVPGDPASGRVVRRGGRPVRALAVASGLVAVAVEDAEVELHSLGDGAVRRLQGHAGWVRALAVSPARGLLASGGHDGKLRLWSLREGRLVRTLAGHDLWVSALAFSPDGRRLASGSFDRRVRLWDVERGTLLKELRGHAVRLTDLAFHPKGELLASASLDKTVVVWDVDRGVGRYSLVGHRYQVTSVAFDGSGRTVLTASSDGTLRLWPVPLPVPQIAARLPPPGEGEVTLRNHTTGERLRVRLLDANGRVGAEASRRLATFLRSGADDTERTPDPKLVRLLDRVAERFGRDREILLISGFRSPAFNALRTRQSKQVAKESRHMTGQAMDFRLEGVTINALHAFVKTLKGGGVGFYADSHFVHMDTGPVRYWSGE, via the coding sequence ATGGACAAAACCCCCGCCGTCTCGCCCCCCGACGAGTCCCGCGTGGTCGCGCTGGAGCGACGCGTCGCGGAGCTATCCGCCGAGCTGGCGCGGGCGGAGGCCGAGCGGGAGCGGGCCGTGCGGGCGCGCGACGCCGTCCTGCGGGAGGTGCTCCCCGTCGCCAGCACCGAGGTCCGAGCGGCGAGGCGTGGAATGGGGCGCGCGGCGGTCGTGGCGCTCCTCTTCGGCGGAACTCTGGTAGCCGGGCTCTGGTTGGCGCTGCGCTGGGGGCGCGAGCCCGCGCGACCCCGGGGAAACCTGCGGCCCGCGTCGCCCGCTCGTGCGCCGGCGCGCGCGGAGGCGGCTCCGGTCGCCGCGTGGGCGACGCGCGTGGTGACCATCCCCTTGCCCGAGCCGGTCCTCGTCGGGCGCGCGGCGCTGGCCCCCGACGGACGTCATGCCGCGGTGGGGGACCGCGAGGGGACCCTGCGCCTCTACGACCTGGCCACCGACCGCCTCGTGGCCGAACGGCGCGCGCATCGCGGCGAGGTGCGGGACCTGCGCTTCGTGGACCCGACGCGGGTCGTGAGCGGCGGCGCCGACGGGACGGTCTGGCTCTGGGTCCCGGGCGACCCCGCGTCGGGGCGGGTCGTGCGCCGGGGAGGGCGACCGGTGCGGGCGCTGGCCGTGGCTTCGGGGCTCGTGGCGGTGGCCGTAGAGGACGCGGAGGTCGAGCTGCATTCCCTCGGCGACGGAGCGGTGAGGCGGCTCCAGGGGCACGCGGGCTGGGTCCGGGCTTTGGCCGTCTCGCCTGCGCGCGGGCTCCTGGCGAGCGGCGGCCACGACGGGAAGCTTCGCCTCTGGTCGCTCCGCGAGGGGCGTCTCGTCCGCACGCTCGCGGGCCACGACCTGTGGGTCAGCGCGCTGGCCTTCAGTCCCGACGGGCGGCGGCTGGCTTCGGGGAGCTTCGACCGCCGGGTCCGACTCTGGGACGTGGAGCGAGGGACCCTGCTCAAGGAGCTCCGGGGCCACGCCGTGCGCCTCACGGACCTCGCCTTCCACCCGAAGGGAGAGCTGCTGGCCTCCGCGAGTCTGGACAAGACGGTGGTGGTCTGGGACGTGGACCGAGGGGTCGGCCGCTACTCGCTCGTCGGCCACCGGTATCAGGTCACCTCGGTGGCCTTCGATGGGTCGGGGCGCACCGTCCTGACCGCGAGCTCCGACGGAACGCTGCGCCTCTGGCCCGTGCCGCTCCCCGTGCCGCAGATCGCCGCGCGCCTGCCTCCCCCGGGGGAGGGGGAGGTCACCCTGCGCAACCACACCACGGGCGAGCGCCTGCGCGTGCGGCTTCTCGACGCGAACGGGCGCGTGGGGGCCGAGGCCTCGCGGCGGCTGGCCACCTTCCTGCGCAGCGGCGCCGACGACACCGAGCGGACCCCCGATCCGAAGCTGGTGCGACTCCTCGACCGGGTAGCGGAACGCTTCGGCCGCGACCGCGAGATCCTCCTCATCAGCGGCTTCCGCTCCCCCGCCTTCAACGCGCTGCGCACCCGGCAGAGCAAGCAGGTGGCCAAGGAGAGCCGGCACATGACGGGGCAGGCGATGGACTTCCGCCTCGAGGGGGTGACGATCAACGCGCTCCACGCCTTCGTGAAGACGCTCAAAGGGGGCGGCGTCGGTTTCTACGCCGACTCGCACTTCGTGCACATGGATACGGGGCCGGTGCGCTACTGGAGCGGGGAGTGA